In Bombus huntii isolate Logan2020A chromosome 9, iyBomHunt1.1, whole genome shotgun sequence, a single window of DNA contains:
- the LOC126869696 gene encoding voltage-gated potassium channel subunit beta-2 isoform X3, which translates to MSRLMLCNLGNTSTAGNDTNNNANTNSSMEDDDYYPLPTIYRCRAPIASLDCMEEFNGGGGGGGGGGNAVDSGVHCSNTTGTKEQLLTNCIAAQAQRLQHPSPGTWTTFGIGGCSNEETAEAVVALAYDSGINVFDLSEAHSGHRAEIQFGRILLRRAWNRSSYVVTTKIYWNTKAEGRGLSRKHIIESVQASLVRLQLSYIDIVMIHKVDPMCPMEEIVRAMNYVISKGWVMYWGTSRWTPVEIMEAYTNCRQFNCVTPIVEQAEYHLFYREKPELYMPELYNKIGVGLMAWSTVTIGMVSSKPDDCGVSFLSRSSYKNKYSSFSWTEDETQSLYKEQEYGWKEKSADDETRKYSDKLRDVCALAERLGCSFGQLAIAWSLKNESVQCLLLGASNIDQLYESLQSLQLIPKLNANIMNEIERILDNKPSRPPMISTLALR; encoded by the exons CTGCCGTGCACCTATAGCGAGTTTGGATTGCATGGAAGAGTTCAacggcggcggtggcggcggtggcggcggtGGCAATGCTGTGGACTCTGGTGTACATTGCAGTAATACCACTGGAACGAAGGAACAGCTACTGACTAACTGCATTGCCGCACAAGCGCAGCGCTTACAGCATCCTTCGCCAG GTACATGGACAACTTTCGGAATAGGAGGTTGCAGTAATGAGGAAACAGCTGAAGCTGTAGTTGCCCTCGCCTATGACAGTGGAATAAATGTGTTCGATCTGAGCGAAGCTCATAGCGGTCATAGAGCAGAAATTCAATTTGGACGAATTTTATTACGACGTGCTTGGAATCGTTCAAGTTACGTCGTTACCACTAAAATATATTGGAACACGAA GGCAGAGGGACGTGGATTGTCACGAAAACACATAATCGAATCGGTGCAAGCATCTTTAGTCAGGTTACAATTATCGTACATCGATATTGTAATGATTCACAAAGTAGATCCTATGTGTCCTATGGAAG aAATAGTACGTGCAATGAACTACGTGATAAGTAAAGGATGGGTAATGTATTGGGGAACGTCTCGTTGGACCCCTGTCGAAATTATGGAAGCTTACACGAATTGCCGTCAATTTAATTGTGTCACACCAATCGTGGAACAAGCCGAATATCATCTATTTTATAGAGAAAAACCAGAACTTTATATGCCAGAGTTATACAATAAAATCG GTGTTGGTCTGATGGCGTGGTCCACGGTTACGATCGGCATGGTTTCTTCGAAACCAGACGACTGTGGTGTATCTTTTTTATCGAGATCTtcgtataag AATAAATATTCGTCATTCAGTTGGACCGAAGACGAAACGCAATCTTTGTATAAAGAA CAGGAATATGGCTGGAAGGAAAAGTCAGCCGATGACGAAACGCGAAAATATTCGGATAAACTGCGAGATGTGTGTGCACTCGCCGAACGACTCGGTTGCTCTTTCGGACAGTTGGCCATCGCGTGGTCTTTAAAGAATGAAAGTGTTCAGTGCCTTCTACTCGGTGCATCAAACATAGATCaactgtacgagagtcttCAAAGTTTACAg CTAATTCCAAAATTGAACGCCAATATAATgaacgaaattgaaagaattcTTGATAACAAACCGTCGCGACCTCCGATGATTTCGACATTGGCGCTCAGATGA
- the LOC126869696 gene encoding voltage-gated potassium channel subunit beta-2 isoform X2, giving the protein MSRLMLCNLGNTSTAGNDTNNNANTNSSMEDDDYYPLPTIYRCRAPIASLDCMEEFNGGGGGGGGGGNAVDSGVHCSNTTGTKEQLLTNCIAAQAQRLQHPSPGIRYRNLGKSGLRVSNVGLGTWTTFGIGGCSNEETAEAVVALAYDSGINVFDLSEAHSGHRAEIQFGRILLRRAWNRSSYVVTTKIYWNTKAEGRGLSRKHIIESVQASLVRLQLSYIDIVMIHKVDPMCPMEEIVRAMNYVISKGWVMYWGTSRWTPVEIMEAYTNCRQFNCVTPIVEQAEYHLFYREKPELYMPELYNKIGVGLMAWSTVTIGMVSSKPDDCGVSFLSRSSYKNKYSSFSWTEDETQSLYKEEYGWKEKSADDETRKYSDKLRDVCALAERLGCSFGQLAIAWSLKNESVQCLLLGASNIDQLYESLQSLQLIPKLNANIMNEIERILDNKPSRPPMISTLALR; this is encoded by the exons CTGCCGTGCACCTATAGCGAGTTTGGATTGCATGGAAGAGTTCAacggcggcggtggcggcggtggcggcggtGGCAATGCTGTGGACTCTGGTGTACATTGCAGTAATACCACTGGAACGAAGGAACAGCTACTGACTAACTGCATTGCCGCACAAGCGCAGCGCTTACAGCATCCTTCGCCAGGTATTCGCTACCGCAACTTGGGCAAAAGCGGTCTACGTGTTTCCAATGTTGGATTAG GTACATGGACAACTTTCGGAATAGGAGGTTGCAGTAATGAGGAAACAGCTGAAGCTGTAGTTGCCCTCGCCTATGACAGTGGAATAAATGTGTTCGATCTGAGCGAAGCTCATAGCGGTCATAGAGCAGAAATTCAATTTGGACGAATTTTATTACGACGTGCTTGGAATCGTTCAAGTTACGTCGTTACCACTAAAATATATTGGAACACGAA GGCAGAGGGACGTGGATTGTCACGAAAACACATAATCGAATCGGTGCAAGCATCTTTAGTCAGGTTACAATTATCGTACATCGATATTGTAATGATTCACAAAGTAGATCCTATGTGTCCTATGGAAG aAATAGTACGTGCAATGAACTACGTGATAAGTAAAGGATGGGTAATGTATTGGGGAACGTCTCGTTGGACCCCTGTCGAAATTATGGAAGCTTACACGAATTGCCGTCAATTTAATTGTGTCACACCAATCGTGGAACAAGCCGAATATCATCTATTTTATAGAGAAAAACCAGAACTTTATATGCCAGAGTTATACAATAAAATCG GTGTTGGTCTGATGGCGTGGTCCACGGTTACGATCGGCATGGTTTCTTCGAAACCAGACGACTGTGGTGTATCTTTTTTATCGAGATCTtcgtataag AATAAATATTCGTCATTCAGTTGGACCGAAGACGAAACGCAATCTTTGTATAAAGAA GAATATGGCTGGAAGGAAAAGTCAGCCGATGACGAAACGCGAAAATATTCGGATAAACTGCGAGATGTGTGTGCACTCGCCGAACGACTCGGTTGCTCTTTCGGACAGTTGGCCATCGCGTGGTCTTTAAAGAATGAAAGTGTTCAGTGCCTTCTACTCGGTGCATCAAACATAGATCaactgtacgagagtcttCAAAGTTTACAg CTAATTCCAAAATTGAACGCCAATATAATgaacgaaattgaaagaattcTTGATAACAAACCGTCGCGACCTCCGATGATTTCGACATTGGCGCTCAGATGA
- the LOC126869696 gene encoding voltage-gated potassium channel subunit beta-2 isoform X1 — protein sequence MSRLMLCNLGNTSTAGNDTNNNANTNSSMEDDDYYPLPTIYRCRAPIASLDCMEEFNGGGGGGGGGGNAVDSGVHCSNTTGTKEQLLTNCIAAQAQRLQHPSPGIRYRNLGKSGLRVSNVGLGTWTTFGIGGCSNEETAEAVVALAYDSGINVFDLSEAHSGHRAEIQFGRILLRRAWNRSSYVVTTKIYWNTKAEGRGLSRKHIIESVQASLVRLQLSYIDIVMIHKVDPMCPMEEIVRAMNYVISKGWVMYWGTSRWTPVEIMEAYTNCRQFNCVTPIVEQAEYHLFYREKPELYMPELYNKIGVGLMAWSTVTIGMVSSKPDDCGVSFLSRSSYKNKYSSFSWTEDETQSLYKEQEYGWKEKSADDETRKYSDKLRDVCALAERLGCSFGQLAIAWSLKNESVQCLLLGASNIDQLYESLQSLQLIPKLNANIMNEIERILDNKPSRPPMISTLALR from the exons CTGCCGTGCACCTATAGCGAGTTTGGATTGCATGGAAGAGTTCAacggcggcggtggcggcggtggcggcggtGGCAATGCTGTGGACTCTGGTGTACATTGCAGTAATACCACTGGAACGAAGGAACAGCTACTGACTAACTGCATTGCCGCACAAGCGCAGCGCTTACAGCATCCTTCGCCAGGTATTCGCTACCGCAACTTGGGCAAAAGCGGTCTACGTGTTTCCAATGTTGGATTAG GTACATGGACAACTTTCGGAATAGGAGGTTGCAGTAATGAGGAAACAGCTGAAGCTGTAGTTGCCCTCGCCTATGACAGTGGAATAAATGTGTTCGATCTGAGCGAAGCTCATAGCGGTCATAGAGCAGAAATTCAATTTGGACGAATTTTATTACGACGTGCTTGGAATCGTTCAAGTTACGTCGTTACCACTAAAATATATTGGAACACGAA GGCAGAGGGACGTGGATTGTCACGAAAACACATAATCGAATCGGTGCAAGCATCTTTAGTCAGGTTACAATTATCGTACATCGATATTGTAATGATTCACAAAGTAGATCCTATGTGTCCTATGGAAG aAATAGTACGTGCAATGAACTACGTGATAAGTAAAGGATGGGTAATGTATTGGGGAACGTCTCGTTGGACCCCTGTCGAAATTATGGAAGCTTACACGAATTGCCGTCAATTTAATTGTGTCACACCAATCGTGGAACAAGCCGAATATCATCTATTTTATAGAGAAAAACCAGAACTTTATATGCCAGAGTTATACAATAAAATCG GTGTTGGTCTGATGGCGTGGTCCACGGTTACGATCGGCATGGTTTCTTCGAAACCAGACGACTGTGGTGTATCTTTTTTATCGAGATCTtcgtataag AATAAATATTCGTCATTCAGTTGGACCGAAGACGAAACGCAATCTTTGTATAAAGAA CAGGAATATGGCTGGAAGGAAAAGTCAGCCGATGACGAAACGCGAAAATATTCGGATAAACTGCGAGATGTGTGTGCACTCGCCGAACGACTCGGTTGCTCTTTCGGACAGTTGGCCATCGCGTGGTCTTTAAAGAATGAAAGTGTTCAGTGCCTTCTACTCGGTGCATCAAACATAGATCaactgtacgagagtcttCAAAGTTTACAg CTAATTCCAAAATTGAACGCCAATATAATgaacgaaattgaaagaattcTTGATAACAAACCGTCGCGACCTCCGATGATTTCGACATTGGCGCTCAGATGA